A window of Gossypium hirsutum isolate 1008001.06 chromosome D13, Gossypium_hirsutum_v2.1, whole genome shotgun sequence genomic DNA:
CTGATTTCCCACGACCACGAGCAGCAAGCAAAGCAACTGTGCTGCGCAGGCTCTTGTCCAAAATTGCATCAAGAAATGTAACAACAGCTTTtccctagaaaaaaaatataccCATCAAATATTCCAGCAAAAGTTAGCCAAAATTGTTAGCCACATGCGAAAATAGTAAAGGAGATACAGTTCCTACCTGATCCAGTGTACAACACTTCTTTATCAAAGGACCAACAGGAAAATCCTCACTTAGTTCTTGTTTTAAATTCTTCAGGTCCCGCTCAGATTCTGACAGCCCTTCAGGGTCCTTTTGCCAATCAGAGTCAGAAAAAAGTTACAGGCATAAAAATGCCTTCACATTCCCAAGTGACTTTCCTAACTTATGTTGACAGAAATGTGGTTGCCAGCAAACAGTTACTTCAAAGATTTCTACGGCACTCACATTCTCTGGTAACTTTTCTATTGAATGTTGGAAAATGTGGTTGTAAACAAAAGGTTAAATTAAAGTTTCCTACAGCACTACAAAAAAATGTTTATAGTTTCTAG
This region includes:
- the LOC107887937 gene encoding RNA cytidine acetyltransferase 2 → MDDELNILPISSHIKSITPVPVNEDPEGLSESERDLKNLKQELSEDFPVGPLIKKCCTLDQGKAVVTFLDAILDKSLRSTVALLAARGRGKSAALGLAVAGAIAAGYLKESLVLESCIDSLGM